In Colletotrichum destructivum chromosome 8, complete sequence, the following proteins share a genomic window:
- a CDS encoding Putative anaphase-promoting complex, subunit CDC26 yields the protein MLRRPATTLGITAEDIAAYEDRRARESMLRERQVLVQAQQQQQQQQAALAAQQQQRILRQQPQSQQQPFSSPQPLHQQQQRYTQAQLQQMQRLQQHQQQQQQQQQQQQLEDESMLTAEGDDEDESLDEYDLLRRQQEMMRAQRGQQQHGRIGGLQTTPTPGDGGRGGRTREERIGVGRRGR from the coding sequence ATGCTCCGTCGCCCCGCGACAACTCTCGGCATCACGGCCGAGGACATCGCCGCTTACGAGGACCGCCGCGCGCGTGAGTCCATGCTACGTGAGCGTCAGGTCCTCgtgcaggcccagcagcagcagcaacagcaacaagccgccctcgccgctcagcagcagcagcggatCCTCCGGCAGCAACCCCAATCACAACAGCAACCCTTCTCTTCGCCACAACCGCttcatcagcagcagcaacggtACACACAGGCGCAGCTTCAACAGATGCAGAGGCTTCagcaacaccagcagcagcagcagcagcagcagcagcagcagcagctcgaagACGAGAGCATGCtcaccgccgagggcgatgacgaggacgagagccTGGATGAGTACGACCTGCTGAGGCGGCAGCAAGAGATGATGAGGGCGCAGagggggcagcagcagcacgggAGAATCGGCGGTCTGCAGACGACGCCCACGCCGGGtgacggcggacgaggagggcggacgagggaggagaggattGGCGTCGGGCGACGCGGGAGGTGA
- a CDS encoding Putative zn(2)Cys(6) fungal-type DNA-binding domain, fungal transcription factor produces the protein MVNTGKPSGGCKLCRARRIKCDEGKPFCMRCRKSRRQCPGYRDPFEANIRDETEATIKRFKKSRGEDDSEDEGKDIVPICNKQCLKTVAGPKYKTLDYSNPAAFPYHDDDDTTDEDKDIPASMFDSLDEQASCYFLSEFIIVPCTPAARGYYRFLPRFLSGPKVSKCLSQAYKAVSLAALASRRSVDAGAALFHAQGHYVRAVRAVNKAIMDPQEVLNDQTLGAVLMLAFYEMLTSSRDSITEYINHMKGAAIMVKLRGQNGLETPEGEEMFAITRNQCLSIHCLPNSPEVSEFTWLLHHECRGRMQHAIASMDIQSSQIRQDVDRLLGAGDRKPETTQKVLNALRRAQALEAKFRRLNNDPSPQWKVDTIELIPELSEEELDTAESFTGPVYGFFNLPLAILHVATWCCHLMLTTTILRCMAWLVSPNDYRLDEEYEELKRSAQLRIQDTIASTPYFCKWNGYGVVVAQFPVGTTRPDDPLKGAAGLMILCPLVTACSSDFATHQQRRFLRGRLKYLAEVAGIKQANVFYNMKDVLSPSREIERDRMQDASSPTYPF, from the exons ATGGTGAACACAGGGAAGCCATCGGGTGGCTGTAAGTTGTGCAGGGCACGAAGAATCAAGTGCGACGAGGGCAAGCCGTTCTGCATGCGATGCAGGAAGTCGCGGCGGCAGTGTCCTGGTTACCGCGATCCGTTCGAGGCCAACATACGTGACGAAACGGAGGCCACCATCAAGAGATTCAAGAAGTCCAGGGGAGAAGACGACTCGGAGGACGAAGGCAAGGATATCGTGCCGATTTGCAACAAGCAATGCTTGAAGACCGTTGCCGGCCCGAAGTACAAAACGCTCGACTACTCGAACCCCGCTGCCTTCCCCTAtcatgacgatgatgatACCACCGACGAGGATAAAGACATCCCCGCGTCCATGTTCGACTCGCTAGACGAACAGGCCTCCTGTTACTTCCTGTCCGAGTTCATTATTGTTCCTTGTACGCCGGCGGCCCGGGGTTACTACCGGTTCCTCCCTCGTTTTTTGAGCGGACCAAAGGTCTCCAAGTGTCTCTCCCAAGCTTACAAGGCCGTCTCGCTCGCAGCCCTGGCAAGTCGCCGTTCTGtcgacgccggtgccgcctTGTTCCACGCCCAAGGGCACTACGTCCGGGCTGTCCGGGCCGTCAACAAAGCGATCATGGACCCTCAGGAGGTGCTGAACGACCAGACTCTCGGGGCGGTGCTGATGCTAGCGTTCTACGAG ATGTTGACGTCGTCCCGAGATTCCATTACCGAATACATAAACCACATGAAAGGCGCTGCCATCATGGTCAAGCTCAGGGGCCAAAACGGACTCGAGACGCCCGAAGGCGAGGAAATGTTTGCGATAACCCGAAACCAGTGCCTCTCCATCCACTGCCTTCCCAACTCCCCCGAGGTGTCCGAGTTCACCTGGCTTCTACACCACGAGTGCCGCGGCCGGATGCAGCACGCGATAGCCAGTATGGATATCCAGAGCAGCCAGATCAGGCAGGACGTCGATCGCCTTCTTGGAGCCGGGGACCGCAAGCCCGAAACAACCCAGAAGGTTCTCAACGCTCTCAGGCGCGCCCAGGCCCTGGAGGCCAAGTTTCGCAGGCTCAACAACGACCCCAGCCCGCAGTGGAAGGTCGACACGATTGAGCTGATTCCCGAGCTGTCCGAAGAGGAGCTCGACACGGCGGAGAGCTTTACCGGCCCCGTGTACGGGTTCTTCAATCTTCCCCTGGCCATCCTCCACGTTGCCACCTGGTGCTGCCATCTCATGCTCACGACCACGATCCTCCGGTGTATGGCCTGGCTCGTGTCGCCCAACGACTaccgcctcgacgaggaatACGAGGAGCTCAAGCGCTCGGCCCAACTGCGCATCCAGGACACTATCGCGTCGACGCCCTACTTCTGCAAGTGGAACGGCtatggcgtcgtcgtcgcaCAGTTTCCGGTCGGCACCACCAGGCCCGACGATCCTCTGAAGGGTGCCGCCGGCTTGATGATCCTGTGCCCGTTAGTCACTGCGTGCAGCAGCGATTTCGCGACCCACCAGCAAAGACGCTTCCTGAGAGGCCGCCTCAAGTACCTggccgaggtggccggcATCAAGCAGGCCAATGTTTTCTACAAC ATGAAAGACGTATTGTCCCCGTCTCGGGAGATTGAACGAGATCGCATGCAGGATGCCAGCTCGCCAACATATCCCTTCTGA
- a CDS encoding Putative major facilitator superfamily, MFS transporter superfamily, which translates to MAVLDKQTTRVEQHGTTVFKPSREFLLAFSALCTIALAVALDATTLSVALPTMSLALGGTALEAFWSGTSFLLASTVLQPTVAGLSGIFGRKPLVYASLLLFAVGSVVGAIANNFAVVIAGRTIQGIGGGGILALTEVIITDLVPLAVRGQWFSLLSAVWSVGTVTGPLIGAGFAQNVSWRWIFWINLPIIALGVVMIFFFLRQVSVPGGVGAKLKRFDWLGSFLFTTGSTSFLFGMSTGGVMYEWSSFRSLLPMILGVFIIVGFGFWELKFANEPLIDKGIFNNWTMIANYIMTVFHGMILWSILYFLVLYYQAVKDYSVITSAVASLPESLTVAPAAMAVGLVSGVTGRYRWSLWSGWVITTLGAGLMCLMRPSTTVPQWIWLNVPIGIGTGMLFPAMALSIQAACEPALNGQAAAFYSFLRTFGQSVGVAVSGVIFQNAFRIRLEKIPVLAHAAEEYSRDATIVVDVIKRMPKGDATRAELVEAYSDALRAIWISLIAFAGFSLLISVTVKKYSLDQEHVTKQGLATSDGTRREDVEKGARNGH; encoded by the exons ATGGCCGTGCTAGATAAACAAACTACGCGCGTCGAACAACATGGCACAACCGTCTTCAAGCCCTCGCGCGagttcctcctcgccttcagCGCCCTCTGCACCAtcgccctggccgtcgccctcgacgccacgACCCTCTCCGTCGCCCTGCCGACAATGTCACTGGCACTCGGCggcaccgccctcgaggccttcTGGTCCGGCACCAGCTTCCTGCTAGCCAGCACCGTGCTGCAGCCTACCGTTGCCGGGCTTAGCGGCATCTTCGGGCGCAAGCCGCTGGTTTACGCCTCTTTGCTCCTCTTTGCCGTgggctccgtcgtcggcgccatcgcaAACAACTTCGCCGTCGTGATCGCCGGCCGGACGATCCagggcatcggcggcggcgggatcCTGGCGCTCACCGAGGTCATTATCACCGATCTCGTCCCGCTCGCCGTGCGCGGCCAGTGGTTCTCGCTACTCTCGGCCGTGTGGTCCGTAGGCACCGTCACGGGCCCCCTgatcggcgccggcttcgcccaGAATGTCTCGTGGCGCTGGATCTTTTGGATCAACTTACCCATCATTGCGTTGGGCGTCGTCATGATATTCTTCTTCCTCAGGCAGGTCAGTgtccccggcggcgtcggcgctaAGCTCAAGAGGTTCGACTGGCTCGGCAGCTTCCTGTTCacgacgggctcgacgagcttcttgtTTGGCATGTCGACGGGCGGCGTCATGTACGAGTGGTCTTCCTTCAGAAGTCTGCTGCCGATGATTTTGGGAGTCTTTATCATCGTTGGGTTTGGATTCTGGGAGCTCAAGTTTGCAAACGAGCCCCTTATTGACAAGGGTATATTCAACAACTGGACCATGATCGCCAATTACATTATGACGGTGTTTCACGGCATGATTCTCTGGTCCATTCTGTACTTCCTCG TACTCTACTACCAAGCCGTCAAGGACTACTCCGTAATTACTTCTGCTGTGGCTTCCCTCCCAGAGTCCCTTACCGTCGCGCCTGCTGCCATGGCTGTCGGCCTCGTCTCGGGCGTCACGGGCCGTTATCGCTGGTCCCTCTGGTCCGGTTGGGTCATTACCACTCTCGGTGCCGGACTCATGTGCCTCATGCGGCCATCCACCACCGTTCCCCAATGGATATGGCTTAACGTTCCGATCGGGATTGGCACGGGCATGCTCTTCCCCGCCATGGCACTCTCGATTCAGGCGGCCTGCGAGCCGGCGCTCAACGGGCAGGCCGCGGCGTTCTACTCGTTCCTCCGCACGTTCGGACAGTCAGTAggcgtcgccgtctcgggcGTCATTTTCCAAAACGCCTTCCGGATAAGATTGGAGAAGATTCCAGTCCTCGCGCACGCGGCTGAGGAGTACTCGCGCGACGCAACTATCGTCGTGGACGTCATCAAACGGATGCCGAAAGGGGACGCAACACGTGCGGAGCTGGTTGAAGCGTACTCCGACGCACTGCGGGCGATCTGGATAAGCTTGATTGCGTTCGCGGGGTTCTCTTTGCTCATCAGCGTCACGGTAAAAAAGTACAGCTTGGATCAGGAGCATGTTACCAAGCAAGGACTCGCAACAAGCGACGGTACGAGAAGAGAGGATGTGGAAAAGGGGGCCCGGAACGGGCACTGA